The following nucleotide sequence is from Lonchura striata isolate bLonStr1 chromosome 17, bLonStr1.mat, whole genome shotgun sequence.
ACAGATTGGAGGGGTTATATGGCTTCACAGAGAGATGGGTGCTAGTAACTGCctcagaaataatttctaaagGATGAAGAGTGCCCTTTGTTCTTGTACATTTAACTTCCTTCAAGTGGAAACAAATTCTTCATCTGTACCTCTTCAGGGAAGAGCATGGCCACTTAAAACTTCAGCTCTGAACTATAACCCATAGGGATTTCCAGTGATACAACCTCAGCAAAGTGAGTCTAAGGCTGCCTAGGTACTGCAGATGTACTTCTTTCCTTGGGTAGTGCAGTCTTGCTCAAATAAAGTTATCTATGAAGTGAATAACTCTTACAGTGAGTGTATTTAAACACTGAAACAAGCTGCTTGGAGAAGCATTGGAGTCTGCATCTTTGGCAACACTCAAAACTTGACTGGGCAATGCTCTGGCAACCTGACTGAACTTTGAAACATTCCTTGCATCATAAATCAAGTACAAATATCCTCCTATATGGGATTTCTTTTATTCTTAATCCTAGTTTCATGCCTTTGGCCACTGGCTTGATttttttggaataaaaaaataattacttaatATCAAATTGCATTAAAATCCATCACTTGCAACTTTGTACTTTAATATCAATTACTAATTTCTAATAGGCTGattttttaaaggtatttaaTGTATGCTTAAAAAAATAGCCAGTTTTTTTTACGTGTCAAAGCCAGGAGTAGGTTGGGAGACACTTTCAGCATGGCAGTGATGGATAACTTCATTCTGCATCAGGATCTATGGCAGTTTTATTCATTCTTGACTTCTGTGCATCCCTATAGTCCTCTTTATTTTCCAGTACTGTTCAGACCCTACTTTTCCTCACATTTGGCTTACCTTAtttcccttttgtttctttctaggCTGCTAAGCTGGCCTCAGTATTAAAGAAAGTCTTAGAGATTGCAAAGTGAGTATGAGCTAGTTTTGTAAGTGTGTGTTCCCTGCTATGAAGGTTGATACCTTTCTGCCTCATGTCAAAGATGACTCATTCCTAGACAGTAGATGCTGGCATTTTGGAACAATGATGATGTTACCTAGTTAAAAAGGGATGGGAGTAAGAAAAAGATGCTAGGGATGATAGTGGTTCCCTTGTTTTGCGTGTGGGACTGCAGACATGAGTGTGAGCTCTTCCTTGCTCAGAGCGCTCTGGGGCTAGAGCAGCCCTGTTTTACTGCTGTGGTTCACAATACCCCTATGTTGCTTGGATGCATGACACACCAGGAGGCTTCCCTAATGAATTTCCTCCACTTTTGCAGGACAAGCCATGTATGTCCACCATCAGAGGAAGGCTGGGTGCAGTTTCTAAGTGGTGCTGTGGATCACAACATGAACAAAGTCAAGAACTTCACACAGGGTCAACTTTAACTCTTCTGTGCCTACAAGTGTTGCTGCCACTGGCCCTGGCATTTACATTTCCAGTGACTTTGCTGTGCTTCAGCTGTTTGGAAAATTATGAGAACAATGTAGGAGAGAACTTCACTGCTACTTGGAAGAACTTCTCCAGAAGTTGCCCTTTGCCATGGCAGAAGGTGTCATTTTGCTTGGATTCTTGGGATGATGCAGTGCTGCTTCTTAACATGCCCCATTCTTCAGACAACTACTGCAGGgttcagagaaaaataaaatattgctaGATTTACATTAGTTACTTTTATCTGTCTTCAGAGGGCAAAGGATATATACAGAATGAAAGGGTCATGCTCTTTTGCAAGCAGCTCAATGAATAATTATAAaatgtgctgcactgctgctatTTCCTGTCTAACCTTAGAGAGCAGTGAATGagctttctctttattttctcagaaagcagcagaaaacacTGTTTACTCCCTTACCAATGTCAAGGATCTACAGGGGGAGATATCCCCCTATATATATATCCCTAGAGACATGCTACATCTATCATCACTTTAAGGTTCCAGGATACCTTTTACTCTGTCACAGGTAGGGCAAAAGACTTAAGCACTGGTGGGCTCAGCACAAGGTGTGGTGAGAACTGCAATGTCTGCTTCAGCATTCAACCCATCTTTGTCACATTGAGGTTGAACTTTTAAAACTGGGGAGTGGATGTGGTGGCAGATGGGAGAGAGTTGGGTTTGTGCAAATAATCAAAATCTGACATGTTTTTAAATATGACTTTTATTAAGCTGTTAACATCTATGCTTGCCAATGATCAGGGCACAGATCATGGCCACTCTTTTGTAAGGACCTGTTCTGAGCTGGGCCTCAGGCAGCTGCAATGTTGGTGGTTCTGTAGCTCTTCAGGTTCTGGAGCTGGAGGCAGGTAAGACGTGCAGTGAGTCTTCTGGGCCCTGCTCGAGTGGGGGTGAATGGGATTTGCAGCTCTTGAGTGCTTTTAGCTTGCACAGAGCCCAGCctgaaaggagagaaaggattATACAGGAGTCACCCCTCTTTGTTTTTAGTTTCCTGTGTCTGGGACATGCATTAGCTAGACAGGAATGTGGTGccaaaaaggaaaggaaaaaagaaatagaagaaagcTGGTAGTTACTTGAATTATCACAGTAAAATTCATCTAACAGTAGAGTTGAAAGTCTCCATGGAGACATCTAAGGGGACTTTGTCCTACTGCAGCTTCTTTGTCATGTGAGGGTGAGCATGCCCCTTTGGTGGCTCTTGGCTAAGTCACATTTGCCTGGTTCTTCAGTAGAGAAGGGGAAGACACCACTGTCTATTGTTTACAGTGAGTAATGATGGAAAGATGTCATAAACAGTACAGTTTTACTCCACCTAAGAATGTTCAGGTTGCTCACTAGAAAGTAATTGATTTctcaagagaaaataatttctaaatttcATAGCTCATTTCAGTGACTTCTAACTTTGTCTTGTTTTATGTGTGTTTCTGGCTAAGTCTTGGGACGTTTCTCTGGTTGTCCTTTTTGTTGGGAGgaggttttcattttgctgtCTATGCCTTTGATGTTGAAGCTTTCATAGATGCCATATTGGCTTCAACTTAGGTATTACACATCTGTTTAAAGTTCTCTTAGCTGGCTTTTCTCCATTTCAGTGTGAAAATCATCTGTATTTTGTGTAAATAAAGGATGGAATGCTTGGGGCTTTCATGCCATAGTGATGCCTTCCTACCATGTTCTTGCCTGGTTATTTTTGAAACAACCTTTCCTGTTCAAGGGTTTCTCTTGCTTGTATTGTGTCTCTTTTTCCATGTGCTGCTCTTGGATCAGTCAGTTTGCACTTACCTGTAATTCCTTTGTCTGTAAATGAGCCCTCGCCCTGCGACTGCTATCACACACTGCTCCAGGGGTTCTGTAAGGGGGTTCTGGAGGCTGATCTTTGCTGTGCTTGGCTCATACTGGACCATGTTTTCTGGGAACTGTTGAAAGAAGCAAATGAGCTGAAACTGAGAGAAGATGTATTCTTCTCTGATTAAAGGGAGATGTGTGATTTTTGCGTTTGCCTGAGCTGCTATTTGCCAGAAGAGGTAAAGTCCAGTTTAATTTCTGCTCTGGTTTCTCAGAAAGCCCCTGAACCCAGCAGAATTGTTTTGCTGCTTATGACTATGAAAGTGGTTTTCTCCCTACTGCAGTGGCAGAATGGCAGCCCAGTCTTACCTCAATGGTGAGAGGGGAATCACAAAGGCTGATTTCTTCCTGTGCCAGGTACATGTAGGAGGAGTCCTCGTCTCTCAGCACAGCAGTCAACCTGAGCAGGTGGTTCTCTCCCAGCTCTTTTCCAAACCATGTGTAAGGCACAGAGACCCGCAGGTTATTGACTGGAACGGAGTGGTGAAATAACAGGTGATGAGTGCAGTCTGGTCTTTTCCTGCATGACACCTAGGAGTGTTCAGTGCCCAACATTATACTAAAAGCTGCAGCATTTAAATGCTTAAGTGACCCAAAGTGGATTTGCAGATTGAAAATCTCTAAGGTGATGTTGCCAAAGtgttttatttcacagaatgGGTGAGGTTGGAATGGACAATAgtggatcatctggtccaacctccctgcccaagcagggtcaTGACAGGGTACATGGCATAGGATTGTGTCCAGTTGGTTCTGGAATATCTCCCATTagggagactccacaatctCTCTGGGAAATCACCTAGAATCAACTAGGTTTACAACCTTTTGTAAACCTAGGGCTAGGAGAATTTCTCTGAAATGAGAGCACTAGAGGACTTTTCTAGCCCTGTACCCCGGAGAGACCTTACCTGAATTGCTGTGGAGGTTAAAATGAAACTCTTCCTTCCAAAGTTGGGCAATGGGCACACCATTGTAATGCAGAGTCTGGATCCCAGCTACCAAGTGAGTAGCCTTTTCTCTATCACTGTTGTTAAACACTTCAATGGAAAGTGTAATATCTTGTCCCAGTTGCAAAGAACTACTTGACTGGAAGTGGATGAAAAGGTTGAGTGGCTCTTCCAGAGCAGTAGGAATGAAGATAaactgtgtgctgctgctggttgTCTCAAGTTCCTTCATATTTCTATAGGCTTTGTcaagtacttttttttcctggagagaacctgtcacaaaaaaaaaaaaaaaaaaaggaagcacaTACTTTGCTACTCTTTCCTGTTTACTAgtgagaagcagcaggagaatgGCATTGATTTTTCCTGGTAGTACTGTAGATAGCTGTTTCTAAGAGCATAGAGAGAGATCCTTTTGTGCTTCTGGTTGGATCAGTCTGACAGCTTCAGCTGTCAGGATATTCACTGGATGTGCCTGACAGAGTCTACTTGGGAATAGTTGTcatagtttttaaaacaccttgGTGCTAGCATCTCTCTGAGTAGAGGAGGCAACTGCTTTTTTGTTGCTGTAGCTAAGACACAGTTCCATGTTCTCATGTGTAGAAAAGTTGCAGTTGTCTCCTGCAGCCATGGAGACAACAAGCCACAGCTTAAGATGGGGTGGTATGGTTGAGCCAGGGAAACAGCACTCAGAATCTGAAGGGGAGCTACTTGTTGAGGGAGTGATTTAGGCAGTATCTGAAAATACAACAGTCCTTTTGAGAAAGCTGGAGTCTGAAATATATCTATCCATGTTTATATTACAGAGGTAATGGGAAGTGGACGCACAGAAAAGGTATTCCAGACATGGAAGTGCTTGGTGAACAAACAGCTGGTCTTCCAGACACCTCAATGCCATTAAGCAGGGTGAAGTTTGGGTGATGACCTCTGCTTTGGCTCTGTAGACAGAGAGAATCAGGTGTTCTAGTGCCACTGAAGAAGGGGAAGTAGTGAGAAGTGGATGACCCTGATGCTCTGGTTTGGCTCTGCTCTAATCTTTTACTCCTGACTTGCAATAGTAACAAGGAATGTGCTCAGCCCTGTGTCTGCCCCATACCTTCAGGGTACTTGTAGTTTTGTGTGATGTCCTCACAGCGCTCACTGCCCACGCTCTTGGTGCTGATGTTGTTACCAGTGTATTTTGTGCCACCAAAAGCTGGCTTGAGGGTGTCATCTGCCTTGTGTATCCAGACATGACACTTGGCATTGATGGCAGCAAAGAAGTAGCAGACATCATAATCAACTTGTGTGTCACCTTCCTTGATGGCATGAACAGGGGCTGGCCCACAGAAGGACAGACCTGAAGAGAAAATGTGGTCCAGTTCAGAATCAGATGCTTTCCCAACTAAACCCATCCCTAGTTTAGATCTACACTGGTGAAGTATCTTGTTTAGGAGGCCATTAGGAAGCAGTGATAGAGCTACATAAGCTGTACAAACCATGCagataaattataattttgtaCCTAAAGTCAACAGGGTGAGTGAATGCCTGTCTCTTTGCATCCTTCCACTGGAAGATGGGAAAGGAGGAATATTGAATGGTTTTATTTGCCCCTGCTTCACTTCCCCCTTGCTCTTGCTCAAGCCCATCTCTGGTATCTTACCTGTGCTTTTTTCCTGGCAGGTGGCATCCAGTGCCTGCCACCCACTGTACTTTGGTAGCAAGTCTGACCGAGCCATCCAGCATTCATTCCAAACATGGAAGGTCCTGCAAGAGGCAGCGTCATGAGCTTTTATCAAGGGACTGAGCCCTGAGGTACAGTAAAACTTTTGCTAAGCTGGTTTATGCTCCCTTGAAAGAGTTCAGTTCATATTGAGAAGAGCAGAGTTGTGTGTGGAGAAACAAGTGGAGCTTCTCCAGCTGGACTGGGTTGTCATTCTTCCTTTGTGGGCTCTAGAAATAGGGCACTCTTGAGTTTGGGTTGCAGCAGTTTATCAAGAACAGGTCTTGTAGACAGGATCTCAGCTGAGCTGTCTCCTGTCACCTCCTTGCAGCTGTTTTACTTCTTTCCCCCATGTTTCATTTCCCACATCCAAGTATTGCCTCAAATTCTTGCTTGGGCACTGCCATATGTTCTTACCAGACACGAGCACTGTTGTCCTGCGTGAGCAGTGTCCCATCTTCATCATAATACTCATCCACACTCAGGCTGCTCTTGGTGTTGTGAGCCCATGTAAAGCCAGTGACCACCCTGGTAGGAATTCCCAGGCACCTCAGAACTGTGCAGAAGAGAGAGCTGTGAATCACTTGTGCACCTGCCCTAAGGGTATCTCTGCTGATAGATGTAGAGCCTCTTCTGGTGCTAGGCCTGTCAGCAATGGCACCAGGTTTGCTGTTTGGACTTTGCAAGAGGCATTCCTCCCTCAGGAAATAAGATTTCCCATGTGCATTCAGTGAATGGATGCACTGATACTCTTATCTCAAAGGCAGTGATGCAGGGTGTTGATGAAACTAAAGATCTGCCTCTCACCTGAAGATTAAAGGTTGTAGCAGCACTGTACCTGAACACAGGACTGCAGCAAA
It contains:
- the EPB42 gene encoding protein 4.2, which gives rise to MGQGLSIQKCDFMIPENNKSHHTEEISTKRLIVRRGQPFTITVSFSVPIHNYLKQMKRTFLVVQTGSHSSKADEIQAEFPISSLGDQKQWSAAVEEQDPNFWTLCVNTPANAPIGQYTLLFRASKSPQLLGSFILLFNPWCQDDEVFLANEAQRQEYILNQEGIIYQGTENAILAQPWDFSQFEEDMLDICFMLLALGEHFQREKDPAQRKNPVHVCRAVAAMVNCNEFRSLTEYEPGQHDNGTPPSTWLGSSPILQQWIASKFQPVRYGRCWVFAAVLCSVLRCLGIPTRVVTGFTWAHNTKSSLSVDEYYDEDGTLLTQDNSARVWTFHVWNECWMARSDLLPKYSGWQALDATCQEKSTGLSFCGPAPVHAIKEGDTQVDYDVCYFFAAINAKCHVWIHKADDTLKPAFGGTKYTGNNISTKSVGSERCEDITQNYKYPEGSLQEKKVLDKAYRNMKELETTSSSTQFIFIPTALEEPLNLFIHFQSSSSLQLGQDITLSIEVFNNSDREKATHLVAGIQTLHYNGVPIAQLWKEEFHFNLHSNSVNNLRVSVPYTWFGKELGENHLLRLTAVLRDEDSSYMYLAQEEISLCDSPLTIEFPENMVQYEPSTAKISLQNPLTEPLEQCVIAVAGRGLIYRQRNYRLGSVQAKSTQELQIPFTPTRAGPRRLTARLTCLQLQNLKSYRTTNIAAA